The Ensifer adhaerens genome contains a region encoding:
- the fumC gene encoding class II fumarate hydratase: MTSTRTETDTFGPIEVANDRYWGAQAQRSLGNFKIGWEKQPASIVRALGIVKQAAARTNQALGRLDSTVADAIVKASQEVIDGKLNDHFPLVVWQTGSGTQSNMNANEVISNRAIELLGGVMGSKKPVHPNDHVNMSQSSNDTYPTAMHIACAERVIHDLLPALKHLHKALEAKVKAFDHIIKIGRTHTQDATPLTLGQEFSGYAAQVASSIKRIEMTLPGLCELAQGGTAVGTGLNAPVGFAEKVAEEIAKITGIAFTSAPNKFEALAAHDSMVFSHGAINATAAALFKIANDIRFLGSGPRSGLGELSLPENEPGSSIMPGKVNPTQCEALTQVCVQVFGNHAALTFAGSQGHFELNVFNPLMAYNFLQSVQLLADAAVSFTDNCVVGIEAREDNIKAALDRSLMLVTALAPKIGYDNAAKIAKTAHKNGTTLREEAVGGGYVTNEEFDAVVRPETMISPA; this comes from the coding sequence ATGACATCGACGCGCACGGAAACAGATACGTTCGGCCCCATCGAAGTGGCAAATGACCGCTATTGGGGCGCCCAGGCCCAGCGTTCGCTCGGCAACTTCAAGATCGGCTGGGAAAAACAGCCGGCCTCGATCGTCCGGGCGCTCGGCATCGTCAAGCAGGCGGCCGCCCGCACCAACCAGGCGCTCGGCCGGCTGGATTCGACCGTCGCCGACGCCATCGTCAAGGCTTCGCAGGAAGTGATCGACGGCAAGCTCAACGACCACTTCCCGCTCGTCGTCTGGCAGACCGGCTCCGGCACGCAGTCGAACATGAACGCCAACGAGGTGATCTCGAACCGAGCCATCGAACTGCTCGGCGGCGTCATGGGCTCGAAGAAGCCGGTGCATCCGAACGACCACGTCAATATGAGCCAGTCGTCGAACGACACCTATCCGACGGCCATGCACATCGCCTGCGCCGAGCGCGTCATCCATGACCTGCTGCCGGCGCTGAAGCACCTGCACAAGGCGCTCGAAGCCAAGGTCAAGGCGTTCGACCACATCATCAAGATCGGCCGCACCCACACCCAGGACGCAACGCCGCTGACGCTCGGCCAGGAGTTCTCCGGCTACGCGGCGCAGGTCGCCTCCTCGATCAAGCGCATCGAAATGACGCTGCCGGGCCTTTGCGAACTCGCCCAGGGCGGCACGGCCGTCGGTACCGGCCTCAATGCGCCTGTCGGCTTTGCCGAAAAGGTCGCTGAAGAGATCGCCAAGATCACCGGGATCGCGTTTACCTCGGCGCCGAACAAGTTCGAAGCGCTCGCCGCCCATGATTCCATGGTCTTCAGCCATGGCGCGATCAATGCGACAGCCGCCGCCCTCTTCAAGATCGCCAACGACATCCGCTTCCTCGGCTCCGGCCCGCGCTCGGGTCTTGGCGAACTGTCGCTGCCCGAAAACGAGCCTGGCTCGTCGATCATGCCCGGCAAGGTCAACCCGACCCAGTGCGAAGCCCTGACCCAGGTCTGCGTCCAGGTGTTCGGCAACCACGCCGCACTCACCTTCGCCGGCAGCCAGGGCCATTTCGAGCTCAACGTCTTCAACCCGCTGATGGCCTACAACTTCCTGCAGTCGGTACAGCTGCTGGCCGATGCGGCCGTATCCTTCACCGACAATTGCGTCGTCGGCATCGAGGCACGCGAAGACAACATCAAGGCGGCACTCGACCGCTCGCTGATGCTGGTGACGGCGCTTGCTCCGAAGATCGGCTACGACAACGCCGCCAAGATCGCCAAGACCGCCCACAAGAACGGCACGACGCTGCGCGAAGAAGCAGTCGGCGGCGGCTATGTGACGAACGAAGAGTTCGACGCGGTCGTTCGTCCGGAAACAATGATCAGCCCGGCCTGA
- a CDS encoding GGDEF domain-containing protein: MQTASSGKAQTPDIAAQVTHAMRMMGVAPIPRNYELYYEAYLGSNPQLSKELAALGSRATQEELDAIGAQYFSHIHRSTGIERAHTTLAAKLAELVTLLRDEQYALENYNKVLDEAYVNIVSKSASSADILRHAIGILTDATAETMSQGKERVETVVQKSFEMEVIRQELDEYKRIANTDSLTRLANRRAFDDNLAAVYNNEHLRNFTGLLVADIDHFKKVNDTFGHPVGDKILATVGGVLRANLRREAFVARTGGEEFAIILGDSSQEECLQIADRIRTVLAATPFRNSKTGVNYGPITLSVGVCMATAAEDPVDLYNKADIALYSAKNAGRNKTVLFEDGMRKESGRNWLIYRR, from the coding sequence ATGCAAACGGCAAGCTCGGGCAAGGCTCAGACGCCCGATATCGCAGCGCAGGTAACCCATGCGATGCGCATGATGGGCGTGGCGCCCATCCCCCGCAACTACGAGCTCTATTACGAAGCCTATCTCGGCTCCAACCCGCAATTGTCGAAGGAGCTGGCAGCGCTCGGCAGCCGCGCGACCCAGGAAGAACTGGATGCAATCGGCGCGCAGTACTTCAGCCACATCCATCGCTCCACCGGCATCGAACGCGCCCACACCACGCTTGCGGCCAAGCTTGCCGAACTCGTCACCCTGTTGCGCGACGAGCAATATGCGCTCGAGAACTACAACAAGGTTCTCGACGAGGCCTATGTCAACATCGTCAGCAAGAGCGCGTCGAGCGCCGATATCCTGCGCCACGCAATCGGCATCCTGACCGACGCCACGGCCGAGACGATGAGCCAGGGCAAGGAACGCGTCGAGACTGTCGTGCAGAAGTCCTTCGAGATGGAGGTCATTCGGCAGGAACTCGACGAGTACAAGCGTATCGCCAACACCGACTCGCTGACGCGGCTCGCCAACCGCCGTGCCTTCGACGACAATCTGGCGGCCGTCTACAACAACGAGCACCTGCGAAACTTCACCGGCCTGCTCGTTGCCGACATCGACCATTTCAAGAAGGTCAACGACACCTTCGGCCATCCGGTCGGCGACAAGATCCTTGCGACCGTCGGCGGCGTGCTGCGCGCCAACCTGCGCCGCGAAGCCTTCGTCGCGCGCACCGGCGGTGAGGAGTTCGCCATCATCCTCGGCGACAGCAGCCAGGAAGAATGCCTCCAGATCGCCGACCGCATCCGCACTGTGCTGGCCGCAACGCCCTTCCGCAACTCCAAGACCGGCGTCAATTACGGCCCGATCACGCTGTCCGTCGGCGTCTGCATGGCGACGGCCGCCGAAGACCCGGTCGACCTCTACAACAAGGCCGACATCGCGCTCTACTCGGCCAAGAACGCCGGCCGCAACAAGACGGTTCTCTTCGAAGACGGCATGCGCAAGGAATCCGGCCGCAACTGGCTGATCTACCGCCGCTGA
- a CDS encoding M15 family metallopeptidase, whose protein sequence is MTGALLLALLIGKASATEPLLSEKLRLLAARYPDAIERIENNALVLRDGGPPIIIDDGRAKSHAEKLAAGDVEDSLSQIYPLGACATPPAVDFDPGRIRSEALLKRLYGGSAAAVRRDLVSVDWFGEWLQVTRKHGMAAALKAVAADLSRQAELKRYLSPSAGTFNWRPIAGAATLSVHSFGAAIDINTRFADYWRWAGKARGGYRNRYPLDIVQAFEKHGFIWGGRWYHFDTMHFEYRPEIIAIARAAGADSCRR, encoded by the coding sequence ATGACAGGTGCACTCCTGCTCGCTCTCCTAATCGGCAAGGCGTCTGCCACCGAGCCGTTGCTGTCGGAGAAGCTCAGGCTGCTGGCAGCCCGCTACCCTGATGCCATCGAGCGCATCGAGAATAATGCCCTGGTCCTCAGGGATGGCGGACCGCCGATCATCATCGACGACGGCCGAGCGAAAAGCCATGCCGAGAAACTCGCGGCAGGAGACGTCGAGGACAGCCTGTCGCAGATCTATCCGCTCGGCGCCTGTGCGACGCCACCGGCGGTCGATTTCGACCCGGGGCGCATCCGCAGCGAAGCGCTGCTGAAACGGCTCTATGGCGGCAGCGCTGCAGCCGTCCGGCGGGATCTCGTGAGCGTGGACTGGTTCGGCGAATGGCTGCAAGTGACGAGGAAGCACGGGATGGCGGCGGCGCTGAAGGCTGTTGCTGCTGACCTTTCGCGGCAAGCCGAACTCAAGCGCTATCTCAGCCCGAGTGCCGGTACCTTCAACTGGCGGCCAATTGCCGGCGCTGCGACGCTGTCGGTCCACAGCTTCGGTGCGGCCATCGATATCAACACGCGCTTTGCCGACTATTGGCGTTGGGCGGGAAAAGCCAGGGGCGGCTATCGCAACCGCTATCCGCTGGACATCGTCCAAGCCTTCGAGAAACACGGCTTCATCTGGGGCGGCCGCTGGTATCACTTCGACACGATGCACTTCGAGTACCGGCCGGAGATCATCGCAATCGCTCGCGCCGCAGGCGCCGATTCCTGCCGCCGGTAA
- a CDS encoding pyridoxamine 5'-phosphate oxidase family protein, whose product MSIIASVEELNALYGGVSEASVAKVTKTLTAEYRLMIEASPFCALATVGPEGLDCSPRGDDDCVVRIADDRTVLIPDWRGNNRVDSLANIVRDPRVALMFLIPGSNTTMRINGTAVLSVDPGLTESFEVDGKHPRSVIVVTIGEVYFQCARAVMRAQLWNPDRFLDPASLPTPGTLLKAAKADFDRDTYDREWPERAAKTMW is encoded by the coding sequence ATGTCGATCATCGCCTCGGTCGAGGAACTCAACGCGCTCTATGGCGGCGTCAGCGAAGCATCGGTGGCCAAGGTCACCAAGACGCTGACGGCTGAATACCGGCTGATGATCGAGGCATCGCCTTTCTGCGCGCTCGCGACCGTCGGTCCGGAGGGCCTGGATTGCTCGCCGCGCGGGGACGATGATTGCGTCGTGCGGATCGCCGACGACAGGACGGTGCTGATTCCGGACTGGCGCGGCAACAACCGCGTCGATTCGCTCGCCAATATCGTGCGCGATCCGCGCGTGGCGCTGATGTTCCTGATCCCCGGCTCGAACACGACGATGCGCATCAACGGCACGGCGGTCCTCAGTGTCGATCCTGGCTTGACGGAAAGCTTCGAGGTCGACGGCAAACATCCGCGCAGCGTTATCGTCGTGACGATCGGTGAGGTCTATTTCCAATGCGCCCGCGCCGTCATGCGCGCCCAGCTCTGGAACCCAGACCGCTTCCTCGATCCGGCATCGCTGCCGACGCCTGGCACGCTTCTGAAGGCCGCCAAGGCGGATTTCGACCGTGACACCTATGACCGAGAATGGCCGGAGCGCGCCGCCAAGACCATGTGGTAG
- a CDS encoding alpha/beta fold hydrolase produces the protein MASFAIKVIRNALKGVDAFSPEAAGRLAFRLFTLTPGRRPKNAKERAALAAAAPVIARGQPVTLSYAGGWVLARKFAAPREAANTKRILLVHGWGSRSDYLAAMIDGLVKGGAEVVTLDWPGHGASPGRTLTMPAAVRAIDAAWRHFGNFDVCVGHSFGGGSLACAAGGIVCDVHSHMPRKLVLIGAPSEMTWLFKGFGKILRLSPKAQAAFEGVVERLSGRRLDDFDAARVIQARAVPTLIIHAEDDKEVSADHARRYAAAGPNVEMHWANGFGHRRIVSAAPVIARINAFIHAEDQKAVA, from the coding sequence ATGGCATCCTTTGCGATCAAGGTCATCCGCAACGCGCTGAAAGGCGTCGACGCGTTTTCACCCGAGGCGGCCGGGCGGCTCGCTTTCAGGCTGTTCACCCTCACGCCCGGCAGAAGGCCGAAGAATGCCAAGGAAAGGGCGGCGCTTGCGGCTGCAGCCCCGGTGATCGCCAGGGGGCAGCCGGTGACGCTCTCCTATGCCGGCGGCTGGGTGCTGGCGCGCAAGTTCGCCGCACCGCGCGAGGCTGCCAACACCAAGCGCATTCTCCTCGTGCACGGCTGGGGATCGCGCAGCGACTATCTGGCGGCGATGATCGACGGCCTGGTCAAGGGCGGCGCCGAGGTGGTGACGCTCGATTGGCCAGGGCACGGCGCTTCGCCGGGGCGCACGCTGACGATGCCGGCGGCGGTTCGAGCGATCGACGCGGCCTGGCGGCATTTCGGCAATTTCGACGTCTGTGTCGGCCATTCCTTCGGCGGCGGCAGCCTGGCCTGTGCGGCCGGCGGCATCGTCTGCGACGTGCACAGCCATATGCCGAGAAAGCTGGTGCTGATCGGCGCGCCGAGCGAGATGACCTGGCTTTTCAAAGGGTTCGGAAAAATCCTTCGCCTGTCGCCAAAGGCGCAGGCGGCTTTCGAAGGCGTGGTCGAGCGTCTGTCCGGACGGCGCCTTGATGATTTCGATGCCGCGCGCGTGATCCAGGCGCGTGCCGTGCCGACGCTCATCATCCATGCGGAAGACGACAAGGAAGTCTCCGCCGACCATGCGCGCCGTTATGCGGCGGCCGGGCCGAATGTCGAGATGCACTGGGCAAACGGTTTTGGCCACAGGCGCATTGTTTCGGCCGCACCGGTGATTGCGCGGATCAACGCCTTCATACACGCGGAAGATCAAAAAGCCGTCGCCTGA
- a CDS encoding MarR family winged helix-turn-helix transcriptional regulator, which produces MNKNQVTTEHHFPWDHPRFRSWIAVARACQLMQQTVTREIAHLDIKPPHLDILINLYRFDGISQQELARKLLVGRSNMSMLLPHLEKRGLILRRGDEKDKRVLRLSLTPEGRTLTEAAMEIHTALIERLLDDESIDDCLVVTRSMERLIGLLLREEGELA; this is translated from the coding sequence ATGAACAAAAATCAAGTGACCACAGAACATCATTTTCCCTGGGACCACCCCCGCTTCCGCAGCTGGATCGCGGTTGCCCGTGCCTGCCAATTGATGCAGCAGACGGTAACCCGCGAGATCGCCCATCTCGATATCAAGCCCCCGCATCTCGACATCCTGATCAATCTCTACCGGTTCGACGGCATCTCGCAGCAGGAACTGGCACGCAAGCTGCTGGTCGGCCGCTCCAACATGAGCATGCTGCTGCCGCATCTGGAAAAACGCGGCCTGATCCTGCGTCGCGGTGACGAGAAGGACAAACGGGTGCTCAGGCTATCGCTGACGCCCGAGGGCCGCACGCTGACGGAGGCCGCGATGGAGATCCACACGGCGCTGATCGAAAGATTGCTCGACGATGAGTCGATCGATGACTGCTTGGTGGTCACCCGCTCCATGGAGCGGCTGATCGGCCTGCTCTTGCGGGAGGAAGGCGAATTGGCCTGA
- a CDS encoding gamma-butyrobetaine hydroxylase-like domain-containing protein, giving the protein MSEVWPTELRVSKDRHRLVVTFNDGASFDLSAEMLRVLSPSAEVQGHGPGQRVTVPGKRNVQIISVQPTGNYAVRIGFDDFHDTGIFTWNYLRELGEKGAELFAGYEQELVEKGMSRDKAEKPR; this is encoded by the coding sequence ATGAGCGAAGTCTGGCCGACGGAATTGCGAGTGTCGAAGGATCGCCACCGGCTTGTGGTGACGTTCAACGACGGAGCCTCCTTCGATCTCTCGGCCGAGATGCTGCGGGTGCTTTCGCCGTCGGCCGAAGTGCAGGGCCATGGTCCCGGTCAGCGGGTGACCGTGCCCGGCAAGCGCAACGTGCAGATCATTTCGGTGCAGCCGACCGGCAACTATGCGGTGCGCATCGGCTTTGACGACTTCCACGACACCGGCATCTTCACCTGGAACTACCTGCGCGAACTCGGCGAAAAGGGTGCGGAGCTGTTTGCCGGCTACGAGCAGGAGCTCGTGGAGAAGGGCATGTCACGGGACAAGGCCGAGAAGCCGCGCTGA
- the moaA gene encoding GTP 3',8-cyclase MoaA, which produces MNTATIDRSGALPLEQKTAPMIDPFGRAITYLRVSVTDRCDFRCTYCMAEHMTFLPKKDLLTLEELQRLCSAFIEKGVRKLRLTGGEPLVRKNIMFLVRELGREIEAGRLDELTLTTNGSQLAKYAAELADCGVKRINVSLDTLDPAKFHQITRWGDLSKVLEGIDAAQAAGLKIKINAVALKGFNDAEIPDLMRWAHGRGMDLTLIETMPMGEIEEDRTDHYMPLSEMRRQLEEQFTFSEIPYRTGGPARYLEVAETGGRLGLITPMTHNFCESCNRVRLTCTGTLYMCLGQNDAADLRTALRASEDDAYLSQVIDEAIGRKPKGHDFIIDREHNRPAVARHMSVTGG; this is translated from the coding sequence TTGAACACAGCAACGATAGACAGATCTGGCGCTCTGCCGCTGGAGCAGAAGACAGCCCCGATGATCGACCCCTTCGGCCGGGCGATCACCTATCTGCGCGTGTCCGTTACCGACCGCTGCGATTTCCGCTGCACCTATTGCATGGCCGAGCACATGACCTTCCTGCCGAAGAAGGATCTGCTGACGCTCGAAGAATTGCAGCGTCTCTGTTCCGCCTTCATCGAGAAGGGTGTCCGCAAGCTCAGGCTCACCGGCGGCGAGCCGCTGGTGCGCAAGAACATCATGTTTCTGGTGCGCGAACTCGGTCGCGAGATCGAGGCCGGCCGGCTCGACGAGCTGACGCTGACGACCAACGGCTCGCAGCTTGCGAAATATGCCGCCGAGCTTGCAGACTGCGGCGTCAAGCGCATCAACGTCTCGCTCGACACGCTCGACCCGGCAAAGTTTCATCAGATCACCCGCTGGGGCGATCTCTCCAAGGTTCTGGAAGGCATCGACGCAGCCCAGGCCGCCGGCCTGAAGATCAAGATCAATGCCGTTGCGTTGAAAGGCTTCAACGACGCAGAGATTCCCGATCTCATGCGCTGGGCCCATGGCCGCGGCATGGACCTGACCTTGATCGAGACCATGCCGATGGGCGAGATCGAAGAAGACCGGACCGACCACTACATGCCGCTGTCGGAAATGCGCCGGCAACTGGAAGAGCAGTTCACCTTCTCGGAGATTCCCTATCGCACCGGCGGCCCTGCCCGTTACCTCGAGGTGGCGGAAACCGGCGGAAGGCTCGGCCTGATCACGCCGATGACGCATAATTTCTGCGAGAGCTGCAACCGCGTCCGTCTCACCTGCACCGGCACGCTCTATATGTGCCTCGGGCAGAACGACGCGGCCGACCTGCGCACAGCGCTGCGCGCTTCCGAAGACGATGCCTATCTCAGCCAGGTGATCGACGAGGCGATCGGCCGCAAGCCGAAGGGCCACGACTTCATCATCGACCGCGAGCACAACCGCCCGGCGGTTGCCCGCCACATGAGCGTCACCGGCGGCTGA
- a CDS encoding methyl-accepting chemotaxis protein encodes MSFIDRLLQRLRIVTKVLLFVVPLVALIAGIGLIGFFTARTLNGHMTVTRETINNLSDFQALRGALQAFADAPSEETRTALSAQIDEQESGVKTLDGLLTRAEDKAEIASVLTLGQAMRSQTDKLWATKLERDQVTASLDKALADMTEQGNGAYKQIDIIRKESGEKEAFAKALLFDAAAYQGLAERIKKFRLPVTMAVNPDAKIDQANKLLPHLMKQIEEAEKIASEKVQAPIAELKDQATKVQATLAGGDDNEAKKNALVPILSKFSKYEADFAKEAAKNSDTAAKRFVGMDAEISQLKTLIALMGDTFKGLDSTRLHISELHRKLDAAGREPVMADILAVRETSAKLGELGGKNAALRDLPGKLGPSLDNIDKDTAALIDVGGRWQTAKSEAATMVAAASTTLESFVSSAQEAGKVDSQRSADVSIVAMIAGTLLAIIGGLMLVETLRGPLKRVTETMTRLANGDLDVAIEGRNRGDEIGDMVRSVAVFRDNAVENVRLGREAEAARALSAEEETRRAAERARIEAEQMQALNALSDVLAALADGDLEEGMSEDLPADYVIMARTYNNAVEALRATLADVRVVTGEITGGTGNLAASADDLARRTEQQAAALEESSRALRQLTDIVRATAESARKTTVSVGETNSYAKHSGEVVAKAIDAMAEINRSSEKISTIIGVIDEIAFQTNLLALNAGVEAARAGEAGRGFAVVAQEVRELAQRCAGAAREIKGLISESSAQVRSGVALVQETGDALTVINSHIGTIHDLVSNIEASAADQYTGLNEVNSAVHQVEMITQQNAAMVEENTAEIHGLRRQVEALNDKIERFRTGTDGIGARGQGHRSYAA; translated from the coding sequence ATGTCTTTCATCGATCGCTTGCTGCAACGGCTGCGTATCGTCACCAAGGTGCTGCTTTTCGTGGTTCCGCTCGTGGCGCTTATCGCCGGCATTGGTCTCATCGGCTTCTTCACTGCCCGCACGCTCAACGGCCATATGACCGTGACGCGGGAAACCATCAACAATCTCTCGGATTTCCAGGCGCTGCGCGGCGCGCTGCAGGCTTTTGCTGATGCGCCGAGCGAGGAGACGCGCACGGCACTGTCGGCCCAGATCGACGAACAGGAAAGCGGCGTGAAGACGCTCGACGGCCTGTTGACCCGTGCCGAGGACAAGGCGGAAATCGCTTCGGTGCTTACGCTTGGTCAAGCCATGCGCAGCCAGACGGACAAGCTCTGGGCGACCAAGCTCGAGCGCGACCAGGTAACAGCGTCACTCGACAAGGCGCTTGCCGACATGACCGAACAGGGCAATGGCGCCTACAAGCAGATCGACATCATCCGCAAGGAATCGGGTGAGAAGGAAGCTTTTGCCAAGGCGTTGCTGTTCGATGCCGCCGCCTATCAGGGCCTTGCGGAGCGCATCAAGAAATTCCGCCTGCCGGTAACCATGGCCGTCAACCCCGACGCCAAGATCGACCAGGCGAACAAGCTTCTGCCGCATCTCATGAAGCAGATCGAAGAGGCGGAAAAGATCGCCTCGGAAAAGGTGCAGGCGCCGATTGCCGAACTGAAGGATCAGGCAACGAAGGTGCAGGCGACCCTTGCCGGCGGCGATGACAACGAGGCGAAGAAGAACGCGCTGGTGCCGATCCTCAGCAAGTTCTCGAAATACGAAGCGGACTTTGCCAAGGAGGCCGCAAAGAATTCCGACACGGCCGCCAAGCGCTTCGTCGGCATGGATGCCGAGATCTCGCAGCTGAAGACCCTGATCGCGCTGATGGGCGACACCTTCAAGGGCCTCGACAGCACGCGGCTGCACATCAGCGAACTGCATCGCAAGCTCGATGCCGCCGGCCGCGAGCCGGTCATGGCCGACATCCTGGCGGTTCGCGAAACCTCAGCCAAGCTCGGCGAACTCGGCGGCAAGAACGCTGCCCTTCGCGACCTTCCGGGTAAGCTCGGCCCGTCGCTCGACAACATCGACAAGGACACCGCTGCATTGATCGACGTCGGCGGCCGCTGGCAAACGGCAAAGAGCGAAGCGGCGACGATGGTCGCAGCCGCCAGCACGACGCTCGAAAGCTTCGTCAGCAGCGCCCAGGAGGCCGGCAAGGTCGACAGCCAGCGTTCGGCCGACGTTTCGATCGTGGCGATGATCGCCGGCACGCTGCTCGCCATCATCGGTGGCCTGATGCTGGTCGAGACGCTGCGCGGTCCGCTGAAGCGCGTGACCGAAACGATGACGCGGCTTGCCAATGGTGACCTCGACGTTGCCATCGAAGGCCGCAACCGCGGCGACGAGATCGGCGACATGGTGCGCTCGGTTGCCGTCTTCCGCGACAATGCGGTCGAGAATGTCCGGCTTGGTCGTGAGGCCGAGGCCGCGCGCGCGCTTTCTGCAGAAGAGGAAACGCGCCGGGCTGCTGAGCGCGCCCGCATCGAGGCCGAGCAGATGCAGGCGCTGAACGCGCTCTCCGACGTGCTCGCAGCACTTGCCGATGGCGATCTCGAAGAGGGCATGTCCGAGGATCTGCCCGCCGATTACGTGATCATGGCCCGCACCTACAACAATGCGGTCGAGGCGCTGCGGGCGACGCTTGCCGACGTGCGCGTTGTCACCGGCGAGATCACCGGCGGCACCGGCAATCTCGCCGCGTCGGCTGACGATCTGGCGCGCCGGACCGAGCAGCAGGCGGCAGCCCTCGAGGAAAGCTCGCGGGCCCTGCGTCAATTGACCGATATCGTCCGCGCGACGGCCGAAAGCGCCCGCAAGACAACGGTTTCGGTCGGTGAAACCAACTCCTACGCCAAGCATTCCGGCGAAGTGGTCGCCAAGGCGATCGATGCCATGGCCGAGATCAACCGCTCCTCGGAGAAGATCAGCACGATCATCGGCGTCATCGACGAGATCGCGTTCCAAACGAACCTGCTTGCGCTCAACGCCGGCGTCGAGGCGGCGCGGGCAGGCGAGGCGGGCCGCGGCTTTGCGGTGGTGGCGCAGGAGGTGCGCGAACTCGCCCAGCGCTGTGCCGGGGCTGCCCGCGAGATCAAGGGGCTGATTTCCGAAAGCTCGGCACAGGTGAGAAGCGGCGTCGCTCTCGTCCAGGAAACCGGCGACGCGCTGACAGTGATCAACAGCCACATAGGCACGATCCACGACCTCGTCAGCAACATCGAGGCTTCGGCCGCCGACCAGTACACCGGTCTCAACGAGGTGAACTCGGCGGTGCATCAGGTCGAGATGATCACCCAGCAGAACGCCGCGATGGTCGAGGAAAACACCGCCGAGATCCATGGCCTGCGCCGGCAGGTGGAAGCGCTCAACGACAAGATCGAACGCTTCCGTACCGGGACGGACGGTATCGGCGCCCGCGGACAGGGGCATCGAAGCTACGCGGCTTGA
- a CDS encoding DMT family transporter: MQAFTNFRGILFMCLAMVTFSCNDALVKSVTGAMNVGQIIFVRGLLTTLMVVLAAWHFRAFRPIGTLMRPVILLRIAMEALASVTYISALGQIPLANASAIMQALPLAVTLGAALFLGEPVGWRRWTAIIAGFIGVLIVLRPGPEGFTPAALTVVGCVFVTATRDLCTRRIGHDVPALYITVSTSLVTTLVGALLIQPMGGWQPMSTTTISHIAAASVLLMLGYQTIVLAMRAGDISVIAPFRYTSLIWSIAIGIFFFAEVPDHWMLVGVAIIIGSGLYTFYRETLRGRKAVAQRSLTGPLE; this comes from the coding sequence ATGCAAGCCTTCACCAATTTCCGCGGCATTCTTTTCATGTGCCTGGCGATGGTCACGTTCTCGTGCAACGACGCGCTCGTCAAATCCGTCACCGGCGCAATGAATGTGGGGCAGATCATCTTCGTGCGCGGTTTGCTGACGACGCTGATGGTCGTGCTCGCGGCCTGGCATTTTCGCGCCTTCCGGCCGATCGGAACGCTGATGCGGCCGGTGATCCTCTTGCGCATCGCCATGGAGGCGCTGGCCTCGGTCACCTATATCTCGGCCCTCGGCCAGATCCCGCTCGCCAACGCCTCGGCAATCATGCAGGCGCTTCCCCTGGCCGTCACGCTCGGCGCCGCGCTCTTCCTCGGCGAACCGGTCGGCTGGCGCCGCTGGACCGCGATCATCGCCGGCTTCATCGGCGTGCTGATCGTGCTCCGGCCGGGCCCCGAGGGCTTCACGCCGGCGGCGCTGACCGTGGTTGGGTGCGTCTTCGTCACCGCCACCCGCGACCTCTGTACCCGCCGCATCGGCCACGACGTGCCGGCGCTCTACATCACCGTATCGACTTCGCTCGTCACCACCCTCGTCGGCGCCTTGCTCATCCAGCCGATGGGCGGCTGGCAGCCGATGTCGACGACGACCATCAGCCATATCGCTGCGGCAAGCGTTCTGCTGATGCTCGGCTACCAGACGATCGTGCTGGCGATGCGGGCCGGCGACATTTCGGTGATCGCCCCCTTCCGCTACACCAGCCTGATCTGGTCGATTGCGATCGGCATCTTCTTCTTTGCCGAGGTGCCGGATCACTGGATGCTGGTCGGCGTCGCGATCATCATCGGTTCGGGTCTCTACACCTTCTATCGCGAGACGCTGCGCGGTCGCAAAGCCGTCGCCCAGCGCTCGCTGACCGGCCCACTGGAATAG